The Rhizobium sp. BT03 genome has a window encoding:
- a CDS encoding zinc-finger domain-containing protein translates to MAGHNIPHFQNDGGHRVIEVGVKEFMCTGASAPFDHPHIFIDMGDDNEKVCSYCSTLYRFNSALKPSQTNPAGCVFHVKAA, encoded by the coding sequence ATGGCCGGCCACAACATTCCCCACTTCCAGAACGATGGCGGTCACCGGGTTATCGAAGTCGGCGTCAAGGAATTCATGTGCACCGGCGCTTCGGCTCCCTTCGATCATCCGCATATCTTCATCGACATGGGCGACGACAACGAGAAGGTCTGTTCGTACTGCTCGACGCTCTATCGGTTCAATTCGGCGCTGAAGCCCAGCCAGACCAACCCGGCCGGCTGCGTTTTCCACGTGAAGGCGGCCTAA